The nucleotide sequence ATCTATGAGCACTTCTTAAGATTATCGGAAGCAACAGATTTAAATATTATCGTATATAATATTCCATACAGAACCGGTAGAAATATAGAGAATTCTACTATATACAGGCTAGCTGAGCTGAAAAACATAGTAGGTATAAAAGACTCTTGTGGAGATATAAAACAAAGTACAGAACTACTTTTGAATCCACCAAAGGATTTTTCTATACTAACCGGTGAGGATGCACTATTCTATACAACACTATTACTTGGAGGGCACGGAGGCATATTGGCATCTTCTCATATTAGAACAGAAAATTTCGTTCAAGTTTATAAATGTATACAGAATAATGATCACAAATCAGCACTTGAAATATGGAAACAACTCCATGAGTTTGTACCAATGCTATTTCAAGAACCTAATCCTGGACCAATAAAATATATCCTGCATAAAAATAAATTGATAAAATCATCCGAAGTTAGATTACCGCTGATGGACATAAGCGATAACTTGAAAAGCAAGCTGGATAAAGTATAGGTACGGTTCAACATTTTTACTTAAAATATTCACCTTGGTAATAACCAGGGTGTTTTTTGCTTGTAACATTACATATGCAAACTTATATTCAAAATTCTTAAACAATTTTTTGTATGATAAAAGCTGAACCGTCCCCCTTCACCACTAATGCTCTAATTAAGGTTATTTTAGTCCTCCAAAATCAATTTAACAATGGACAAAGTTATTATGAAAAAACATAAGTAATAAGAAGGGTTTTGAAGTTTTTTGTAGAATTATGGTAATATATAAGGTAAAATTTGATTACATATGAAACATTTTACTTATTTTTTTAAGCTTGGAGGTAAAATCTTGAATAATGTACTTATGGTATTTTTGGTTTTTGTATTGCTAATAATGTTAATATTAAACTATATAAATATTACTAGACTTAGGAATCTAGAAGGATTAAAGACTGATATTGAAAAAAGATACAATGGTGCCTTAACCAATGCAAGCGAAGTTCTTTGGGAATGGGATTTGGAAACCGGAAACTTTTTTGCTACTGAAAAATGGCGTGAGCTTATGTATGATGATATTCCTAAGTATATGGAAATCAGCTACATAGATAGAAGCCATATCAATCCGGAAGATAGGGAAAGAGTAAAAAATGATACGACAGCCTATATATATGGAAAGGCAGATTGCTTAAGAATTGAGTTTAGAGTAACCCATCAGGATGGAAAGGAAATATGGGTTTTATGTAAAGGACAAGCTATAAGAGATGCTATAAGACAAACTCCAATTCTTTCAGGTTCTATTATAGATATCACAGAGTTTAAGAAGGCAGAAGAACAGGTTAAATTCTTAGCCTATTACGATACCCTCACCAAACTGCCTAACAGGACACATTTCATGGAACGCCTGAAGGAAGAAATTACTGGGGCTAGTATAAAAAATAGTTCTTTGGCACTTTTGTTTATCGATTTAGATAATTTTAAGAATGTAAATGATACTTTAGGTCACAATTATGGAGATGAATTGCTAAAACAGATTTCAGGAAAAATAAGAAGTATACTTAGGAATGAAGATATAGCCTGCAGATTAGGTGGAGATGAATTTCTTATAATGCTCACTAACCTGCAAGATAATAGCTACATAATAAAGTGTGCAGAAGAGGCGTTACAAATACTTAATAATATGTATGAGATAAATGATAAACAGGTTTATATCTCTGGGAGTATTGGTATTGCCATATATCCTAAGGATAGTATTGACCCCAACGGACTGTTAAAAAATGCAGATGCAGCTATGTACAAGGCCAAGGAAGCAGGAAAGAACAAGTACATATTTTTTAATGAATATATGCTGAAAGGGCTGGAGAGAAAAACAAAAATAGAGGGAATACTAAGGAGTTCTATTAAGAATAATGAACTAAAGGTATATTACCAACCACAATATGATATAAAAACTGGTGCCATTATAGGCATAGAAGCATTACTAAGACTAAACAGCAAGGAATTGGGACCTGTTTCCCCGGCTGAATTCATACCTATTGCTGAGGAGAGTGGAACTATTGTTGAACTTGGAAAGTGGTGTCTCAGGAAGGCCTGCGAAAAGAATGTGTATCTAAAGAGAAAAGGGCTTAAATTTGGCTGTATCAGTGTAAATATATCCGCCATTCAACTACAACATAACGATTTAATAAATGTAATAAATGAAATACTGGATGAGGTAGGGCTAGAACCAAAATTTCTGGAAATTGAGCTTACAGAATCCGTTCTTATGAAGTCCATGGATAGTAATATAAATCTATTGAATGAACTTAAGAATATAGGAATAAAAGTAGCCCTTGATGACTTTGGTACTGGTTATTCATCACTGAACTATCTAAGGAAAATACCACTGGATAAGTTGAAAATTGATAGGTCCTTTATAACTGATTTAACAAGTGTTACCAAGAATCAAGAGATTTGTGAAGGAATTATTCAAATGGCTCACAATTTAGGGTTACAGGTGGTTGCGGAAGGTGTAGAGAAAAAGAGCCAATTGGAAATCTTAAAAGAAAAGCAGTGCGATAGTGTGCAAGGCTTTCTTTATAGTATTCCATTGGCTGATGACGAATTGGAAGAAGTGCTGCAAGCTAATATGGAGTACTTAGAAAAAAATAAAATGACTAAGAAGCATGCATTTAAATATACGGCTCTTTACTCCAGAATGTCACAACTGAAGGAAAAAGAGGCAGAAGTATAAAAAAATGAGGTTATGTTTGTGATAAAGCACTTATACATAACCTTATTTTATGAAATTAATTTAAGGAAAGTATTTTAATGGATTGCTTAACTTTTTTCCAGTAAAACGGCGAAAAACTTATATTTCCTTAGGCATTTTGCCGTAATCCTTTCTAGGTTATTTTACATAAATGTTTCAGGATGGTATTATTGGGTGGTAATTGGAAAAGAACCATCAGGATATAAATCCTTGAAAGGCTTTTAATAACTTTTAGGGAGGATTGTACTAATGAAAGGTATAAGTGTTCAATTACGGCAGGAGGTGTACAGATCAGATGTATTTAAAATCATCGATTGGTTAGAGGACGAGGAGGTTATACGATATTTGAACGAACAACAAAATGTATGCAGTGGAATCAGGCAGGTCTTAGACAGAGTAAACATGCCTATACTGACACATTTGTTTAATCAAAATGGAAGTTTCTTCGTTATAACCATCAATGAAAATGAACCCATTGGTTTCTTGAGACTAGTACCAAAACTAAGTGGAGCAGAAATGGTCATTGTCATCGGCAACAAGGACCTTTGGGGGAAGGGGCTGGGACCAAACGCCATTATTGAAGGCTTAAAGTTTGCTTTTTTTAATTGGAGAGCCGGAGAGGTAGTGGCAAAAGTAAACTTTAGAAATGAAAGGTCATTAAAAGCTTTTAGAAAAGTAGGCTTTAGACAAGAGAAAGAGTTAGCCAAGGAGATACAGTATGCTATGTCTATGGATGAATTTCTGAAGCTTGTAGCATAGTAAGTGAAGGTTAAATATTAAAGGTATATTTTGTTCCGCACAAAGTCACAAAGTGTAGAACAAAATATACCTCTTTTTAAATACAATACTTCTTTACGCTTATAAATTTCAATGTTACATCACAAGAATTATGAAAATTTAAACTTTTTTATTAAATATTATACTATTATATAATCCTTTAAGAGGTATATTTATTATATATGGACAATTTTCTGTTATACCCTTTCAGTTATGGCAGTCTTGTATTTTTAAGAAAGGGGCAATAAAATTTTAATTTATAGAATAATGCCGGATAAGGATATAATCAGTAGAGCTTATATAGAAACGGTGGTGGATAAGTATTATACTACTGAGCAAAGTTCATGGAGAATCATATATACTGTGCCGATGAAGGAGCTCCTCAGTGATTTGAATTCTGTTCTCATTGCTACAATCATGGTAGTAATAGGCTGTCTCATTGTAGCACTGATATTCACAATGTTTATTTCTACATACTTAACTTCTCCCATAAATAGATTAATAGATTCCATGGAAAGAGTAAAAAAGGGGAATTTTAAGGAGAAGGTCAATTTTAAATATAATGATGAAATAGGGGTGTTGGGAGAGCAATATAATGACATGATTGATAATATCAATAACCTGATTGATAAAGTATATCTACTGCAAATACAGGAGAAGGAAGCAGAACTTAAGGCTTTGCAGGCTCAAATCAACCCACATTTTCTGTATAATACTTTAGACTCAATCTTCTGGAAGGCTCAGAAATCAAATAACAAGGAAATAAGCGAAATGATCTATGCTCTATCAAAGTTATTTAGGCTTACGCTAAATAGAGGATATGAGTTTACGTACATTAAGAATGAAAAGGATTTTATTGAAAACTATCTCTTGCTGCAGAAAATGCGGTATGGTGATAAGCTGAGTTACTCTATAAGATTTGATGAGGAAATATTATCATATCGTATACCAAAGCTCATATTGCAACCCTTTGTAGAAAATGCCATAGCCTATGGCACAGAGTTTAGTAATACTGAAAGCATGATTATTGTTACCGGAGACCAGCACGATAAAGGAATTAGATTTACTATCAAAGATAATGGTAGAGGAATGAGCAGTGAATTAATAGCAAAGATTTTATCAGATGACAGGTCTAATATAGCTAATGAGTCTACCGGCTACGCAATGAAAAACATTAGAAAGCGTTTATCTTTATATTATGATGATAATTTTAATTTCAATATTTATAGCACAGAGATGAATGGAACTACCATTGAAATTATTATTCCGATTAATAGTAAAAAAATTATTGATGGAGGAGTAAGAAGTGTGTAAATTGATTATAGTAGATGATGAGCCTAACGTTATAAGTGGCATAAAAAGTGTAATTGATTGGGAATGCAATGGTATTGACGTATGTGCAACGGCAAATAATGGACAAGATGCTTTAGATATTATAAGAAGGGTTCATCCGGACATAGCTTTAATGGACATAAAAATGCCAAATATGACGGGGTTAGAACTTTTACAGGTAATTAATGAAAACGGTTTGAAGGTGAAAGTCATTTTTTTAAGTGGCTATGACGATTTTGATTATGCCCGATTGGCTCTTAGGTATGGAGCTTGCGATTATTTATTAAAGCCATGTATGCCGGAGGAAATATTGAAAGCTGTGCTTAATGCAAAGGAAATAGTGGAAAAGGATAAGAGAATTGAGTTTGCAGTAATACGAGATAGAAATTTAATAGAAAGCAGTGTGTCCTCAGCAAGTAAAAATATCAATGTTGTTTTAAAGACGGCTTTAGACTATATTCACGAAAACTATTCCAAGGATTTAAACCTCAAATTGGTGGCAGATAAGGTGTTCATTACATCCGGTTATCTAAGTTTATTATTTAAGAAGGAATTAGATATTAATTTTGTTGACTACCTCAACAAGTATAGAATTGAAATGTCTAAAAAGTTGCTTGCGGATTTGAAATATAAAACCTATGAAGTGGCTTATAAGGTAGGTTTCAAGGATGAAAAATATTTTTCTCAAATATTTAAGAAGTGTACAAACTTAACTCCAAGGGAATTTAGAAATTCAATGCAATAAAAGGCTTAAAAGGGGCTGTCACATTAACGATAAAAAATCGCTAATGCGACAGCCCCTTTTTTAAAATTAGTCATTATATATTGAAGCTATTTTAGAACCTTCTCAACAGTGTCTGTTGATATTACTCCTTCACCGCCAATAATATTTACAGTCTTAACCTTAGATATTATTGATTTGATGTAGGTATTTTGTGCTGCAGTATCTTTAGTGTTCACCAGTATAATAGGTGATTTTCCGCAAGCAGCTAAGGCTGAAGTGCAGATAGCATCCGGATAATCAGAACCTGTTGTAAGGTATATATTTGAGAAATCAAAGTCTGCTTCAAACTTATTTAGTATTGCTAAGTTGGTAGCATATCTGTCTGTTCCTGAAATTCTCTCTGCACCGGCTATGCTCTTAACTACAGCCTCTGATACAACTCCATCACCGCCAATTACATAAACCTTGCTCTTGTTAGTCTTTATGAAGTTAGCAACATCAGCAGAGATTTGGACCTTAGCGGTAAGAAGTATTGGGCTTTCTATAGCTGCTGCATAGGAGGATATTGAAAGTGCATCTGCGAAATTTGTTCCTGTTGCTAAGAATACTTGGCCCTTATTAGTCATCCTATTGGCTATAGCCAGAGAAGTTTCATATCTGTCATTTCCAGCAATTCTTTCTACAACAATACCCATTGCCTTAACTTGGGTTTCAACAGTTGTTGAGATTGCACCTATACCACCAATTACATATACTTTTTTAGGGTTAAGTCTCTTTAACTCAGCAATTACGCTGCTATCTAGAGTCTTTGTAGAAGTAAGAAGTATTGGAGCATTTAACTGCTTAGCAAAAGGTGCTGCGCATAATGCGTCTGCGAAATCATCGCCTCTTGCTAATACTACATTTTCAGCAGTAGTCCATCCGGCTTGAGAAACCATAACAGAAGTCTCATATCTGTTTGCTCCGCCCAGTCTTACAGTAGTTATTGGCTTTGGTAACTTTGTCAGGTCTTTATCCATTATGATGTAATCACTGTTATGAGTTATATCGAAATGAACATAACCATCTGGGTCTGATCCTAAGCCGTTAGCTACTGTTTCTATAGCTTTAGAAACTTCATTATAATAATAGAGGTTTAAATTATTTTTGTCCTTACCATCAAGCCAAGCTTCATCCAGCTTAACCTTTATTCTTGCCTTTCCAGGCAACTGTCCATTGTTTGCAAAGGATAGTACCAGAACTTCTTCATTGTTTGCCTTCTGGCTTATAGCTGCTTTATTACTGCTAGTGGTAGTGCTTAATGATGCCATAGCAAAGGTCATATCAATAGTCTTGGTTGTACCGGCAATATCTCTTCCGTTAAAGGACCATTCTATGCCACTTTGTGTAAAGATAACAGTTTTATCCGTTCCTTTGATAGCATCAAAGATTTCCTTTGCAACTATTTTGTTATTAGTGATATCTACAAATACTTTTCCGTTATTGGTTACGCAGTTTATTACAGTAATAACTATGGCTACATCTGCATTTACAATAGAAGCAGTCTCCGGTAGTGTCATAGTTCCGCCACCGCTTGGGTCAGATGGCTCTTCTGGATCTGTTGGGACTTGACCTTCTTCAAGTACTCTAACAACAAAGTATTTTTCAGAAGAATTTCCTGCCTTATCAACGGCCGCAACCTTAACTACGAATATTGCAACCTTGTCCGTTACTACTTGGTGGGTTATTATGGCCTTAGAAGTTATATCCCCGTCTTTGTTATCCGTAACACTAATACCTAGATCTCTGATTGGGTTAAAGGTTGATCCTACTGCAATTACAGCGTTCTTACCAAGTATTACCGGTGCTGTAGCATCTTCTTTTACTGTGAGCTTAAAGGTAACTTCTGAAGTATTGCCGGAATCATCAGTAACGGATACCTTGACATCATAAGTTCCGGCGGCAGCATAGTTTACAGCACTGTCGTCAATTACTACCTTTGAAGTTATATTTCCGTCTAAGTCATCAGTAGCAACTATGGACAAAGCCCTGATTAAGTCAACTTCAGTTCCGATTTCTACTGCACCATCCTTACCGCTTATTACCGGTGCTCCTTGATCTACCACAGGTTCAAAGGTTAAGGATCTGTAATTGTATCCATCTCCATCAACATAAACTCTCAAGATTTGTTCGCCTGCAGTTAAAGTGACATACATCGGAGTAGTGGTGTCAACAAAGGCATCCCAGCTACCATTTGATGCTAATGGCATTCTTGATAATTCTCTACCAGTTTCTGTCTGAAGAACTGCTATGGCTCCACCTACGTTTGTTCCGTAATTTAGGTTAACTTTATATTTTCCTGCAGATGAAACATCGATTGAATAATCCAACCAACTACCTGCTACGGTACAGCCAATATTCTTGATACCATTCTTGGTTTCAATAGCATAACCCTTATCATTTGAAGCTCTAAAGAAGGCATCTGCCATAATGACGGATTTCTCGCCCAGGATACTTGAAATTCCTATAGGTTGAGCTTTTTTCTCAATTTTAACGGAATGAAGTCTAAATTCAGGACTTACAGCTTCGAACCGCAAGGTTTGCTCGCCGGCTTCTAAGCGGATTGTGTCCTTAAAGCCATTAATTGAGCCCCAGAAGTTACCCATGTTGTAGGTTATGAGGTTTCCATCGATGTTAATACCACGGCCCTTACTTAACTTAAGTGCGTTAGTAACGCCGCCATTATTGTATGCAGCAAAGGTTAGTGTATAATCTCCCGCTTCTTCAACCTTTAGGAAGTAGTCAGCCCTATTTCCGGTGGCTACATTACTTACTAAGGAACCCTTTAGTCTAAAGGCTATGGCTTCCGTTAGTGTAACCGGATCATCCCCTAAAGTAATAGGGGTAGGCAATGTACCTTGGTGTACACAAGTGATGTCTACTTTAAGAGGAGTTCCGGAAGTAGAATCACTGTAGGCAGCTACGGGTACATTTACTGTTAAAGTCAGATCTTCATAATAGGTCTTCCAGTTTTTTAATTTAATCTTCACTTCAGTAGAATTTATATATTCTACGGAGTCAAGGGCAACATTTCCTGCAGATATCATAGCACCGGACAAAGTAATCGTATTTACTTTATCTTGTATGAAGTTACCACCGTTAATTTTAACTATTACCTCCGAAGTATTAGGGGTAATATCTGATTCAGAAGTTAAAATTTCACCATCATTAATAGCGGTAACCATCAGCTTTGCAGAAGTACCGGCTATACCATTGAACTCAGCAGCGGCACAAGTAACGGTTAATTCAATATCGGAATCATAATCCACAGTCCTGTTTCCTTCTAAAGATAATTCTGCTGTTGTAGCATTAACTCTTTCAACGGCGCCCAATGTAACCCCTTGGGGAAGATTAGCTATTGTCCAATTTTCAGCCGTTAAGTTGTCTGCGAATGTTCCGTTTATCAGAGTAACTGTAATGGTACTTCCATCCTCAGTACCTTCTAAAATGGAGGCTTCCGAAGCTGCAATCAATGCCTGACCTATTGCAAACCAATCTATATTAAAACCGTTCGTTGCTTCTAGC is from Clostridium thermarum and encodes:
- the dapA gene encoding 4-hydroxy-tetrahydrodipicolinate synthase; translated protein: MKLTGVWLPIITPFVNDGIDFESYKNLLEYYIPKGISGIMPLGTTGESPTISEEEFEQIVEKTMEYVNGRVPVYVGLGGNNTQKLVKQVKTLEKYKVDGILSVSPYYSRPDQRGIYEHFLRLSEATDLNIIVYNIPYRTGRNIENSTIYRLAELKNIVGIKDSCGDIKQSTELLLNPPKDFSILTGEDALFYTTLLLGGHGGILASSHIRTENFVQVYKCIQNNDHKSALEIWKQLHEFVPMLFQEPNPGPIKYILHKNKLIKSSEVRLPLMDISDNLKSKLDKV
- a CDS encoding putative bifunctional diguanylate cyclase/phosphodiesterase → MNNVLMVFLVFVLLIMLILNYINITRLRNLEGLKTDIEKRYNGALTNASEVLWEWDLETGNFFATEKWRELMYDDIPKYMEISYIDRSHINPEDRERVKNDTTAYIYGKADCLRIEFRVTHQDGKEIWVLCKGQAIRDAIRQTPILSGSIIDITEFKKAEEQVKFLAYYDTLTKLPNRTHFMERLKEEITGASIKNSSLALLFIDLDNFKNVNDTLGHNYGDELLKQISGKIRSILRNEDIACRLGGDEFLIMLTNLQDNSYIIKCAEEALQILNNMYEINDKQVYISGSIGIAIYPKDSIDPNGLLKNADAAMYKAKEAGKNKYIFFNEYMLKGLERKTKIEGILRSSIKNNELKVYYQPQYDIKTGAIIGIEALLRLNSKELGPVSPAEFIPIAEESGTIVELGKWCLRKACEKNVYLKRKGLKFGCISVNISAIQLQHNDLINVINEILDEVGLEPKFLEIELTESVLMKSMDSNINLLNELKNIGIKVALDDFGTGYSSLNYLRKIPLDKLKIDRSFITDLTSVTKNQEICEGIIQMAHNLGLQVVAEGVEKKSQLEILKEKQCDSVQGFLYSIPLADDELEEVLQANMEYLEKNKMTKKHAFKYTALYSRMSQLKEKEAEV
- a CDS encoding GNAT family N-acetyltransferase; the protein is MKGISVQLRQEVYRSDVFKIIDWLEDEEVIRYLNEQQNVCSGIRQVLDRVNMPILTHLFNQNGSFFVITINENEPIGFLRLVPKLSGAEMVIVIGNKDLWGKGLGPNAIIEGLKFAFFNWRAGEVVAKVNFRNERSLKAFRKVGFRQEKELAKEIQYAMSMDEFLKLVA
- a CDS encoding sensor histidine kinase; the protein is MPDKDIISRAYIETVVDKYYTTEQSSWRIIYTVPMKELLSDLNSVLIATIMVVIGCLIVALIFTMFISTYLTSPINRLIDSMERVKKGNFKEKVNFKYNDEIGVLGEQYNDMIDNINNLIDKVYLLQIQEKEAELKALQAQINPHFLYNTLDSIFWKAQKSNNKEISEMIYALSKLFRLTLNRGYEFTYIKNEKDFIENYLLLQKMRYGDKLSYSIRFDEEILSYRIPKLILQPFVENAIAYGTEFSNTESMIIVTGDQHDKGIRFTIKDNGRGMSSELIAKILSDDRSNIANESTGYAMKNIRKRLSLYYDDNFNFNIYSTEMNGTTIEIIIPINSKKIIDGGVRSV
- a CDS encoding response regulator transcription factor, with the protein product MCKLIIVDDEPNVISGIKSVIDWECNGIDVCATANNGQDALDIIRRVHPDIALMDIKMPNMTGLELLQVINENGLKVKVIFLSGYDDFDYARLALRYGACDYLLKPCMPEEILKAVLNAKEIVEKDKRIEFAVIRDRNLIESSVSSASKNINVVLKTALDYIHENYSKDLNLKLVADKVFITSGYLSLLFKKELDINFVDYLNKYRIEMSKKLLADLKYKTYEVAYKVGFKDEKYFSQIFKKCTNLTPREFRNSMQ